One stretch of Actinacidiphila sp. DG2A-62 DNA includes these proteins:
- a CDS encoding DUF6879 family protein, translating to MLLDGDAWADRFRSFAREAWRLETLPVYRVPQEEDEIRAFLAGERIDPRTYADEYTEDLKRLRAQGKAKGRVHVVTRPLSDYLRFEFMYYLPHARAGEDIRILDVTDRENPLADAPDFWMFDRSEVVLMNYASDGTQIDREVFEGDVSVFLAYQEIATAESVPFEEYVKGLDI from the coding sequence GTGCTCTTGGATGGTGACGCGTGGGCCGACAGGTTCCGGTCCTTCGCGCGCGAGGCTTGGAGGCTGGAGACACTGCCGGTTTACCGCGTGCCGCAGGAGGAGGACGAGATCCGGGCGTTTCTCGCGGGCGAGCGGATCGACCCGCGTACCTACGCGGACGAGTACACCGAAGACCTGAAGCGGCTGCGGGCCCAGGGAAAGGCCAAGGGGCGCGTCCACGTCGTCACGCGGCCGCTGTCGGACTACCTCCGGTTCGAATTCATGTACTACCTGCCGCACGCGCGAGCGGGCGAGGACATTCGCATCCTGGACGTGACCGACCGGGAGAACCCGCTCGCCGACGCTCCCGATTTCTGGATGTTCGACCGTTCCGAGGTCGTCCTCATGAACTACGCGAGCGATGGGACGCAGATCGACCGCGAAGTGTTCGAGGGAGACGTGTCGGTTTTTCTCGCATACCAGGAGATCGCCACAGCCGAGTCCGTGCCCTTCGAGGAGTACGTGAAGGGCCTTGACATTTGA
- a CDS encoding DoxX family protein, with protein sequence MLEVWRETARRYALLPLRIFLGVTFVYAGLDKLTSDTFFTDSANGSLVNILHGAHDQAAIPAMIDLALKAPHGFGYAIAFGEIAAGLGVLAGLLGRVAALGGALISLSLWLTVSWSTTPYYYGNDLAYLMAWLPLVLAGTPYLSLDALARTRRGGLFRRRPAAPATPAPPAAAGSGARARSGRTA encoded by the coding sequence ATGCTTGAGGTGTGGCGGGAGACCGCTCGGCGCTACGCACTGCTGCCGTTGCGGATCTTCCTCGGTGTGACCTTCGTCTACGCCGGCCTGGACAAGCTGACCAGCGACACCTTCTTCACCGACTCGGCCAACGGGTCGCTGGTGAACATCCTGCACGGCGCGCACGACCAGGCGGCGATACCGGCGATGATCGACCTGGCGCTCAAGGCCCCGCACGGCTTCGGCTACGCCATCGCGTTCGGCGAGATCGCCGCCGGGCTCGGGGTGCTGGCCGGGCTGCTCGGCCGGGTCGCGGCGCTGGGCGGCGCGCTGATCTCGCTCAGCCTGTGGCTGACGGTCAGCTGGTCGACGACCCCCTACTACTACGGCAACGACCTCGCGTACCTGATGGCGTGGCTCCCCCTGGTGCTCGCCGGCACGCCCTACCTGTCCCTGGACGCGCTGGCCCGCACCCGCCGCGGCGGCCTCTTCCGCCGCCGCCCCGCCGCCCCCGCTACCCCCGCGCCCCCCGCCGCGGCCGGGAGCGGAGCGCGCGCACGATCCGGACGGACTGCGTGA
- the guaA gene encoding glutamine-hydrolyzing GMP synthase, with protein sequence MASATPSAPAPDSVPAGPEGAASPVVLVVDFGAQYAQLIARRVREARVYSEIVPSTMPVAEMLARRPAAIILSGGPSSVYEPGAPRLDRALFEAGVPVFGMCYGFQLMATALGGTVDNTGAREYGRTALTVSRPGSTLFEGTPAEQSVWMSHGDACSAAPEGFTVTASTDVVPVAAFENDARRLYGVQYHPEVMHTAHGQQILEHFLYRGAGIEPTWTTSNVVDEQIALIRAQVGDRRAICGLSGGVDSAVAAALVQRAIGDQLTCVYVDHGLMRKGETEQVEKDFVAATGVRLKVVDASERFLAALAGVSDPEQKRKIIGREFIRVFEQAQAEIVAEAPDDHPVEFLVQGTLYPDVVESGGGTGTANIKSHHNVGGLPEDLAFALVEPLRKLFKDEVRMVGQELGLPEEIVQRQPFPGPGLGIRIVGEVTRERLDLLREADAIAREELTAAGLDREIWQCPVVLLADVRSVGVQGDGRTYGHPVVLRPVSSEDAMTADWSRLPYDVLARISTRITNEVKDVNRVVLDVTSKPPGTIEWE encoded by the coding sequence GTGGCATCAGCGACCCCGTCCGCCCCCGCCCCCGACTCCGTACCCGCAGGCCCCGAGGGCGCCGCGAGCCCCGTCGTGCTCGTGGTCGACTTCGGCGCGCAGTACGCCCAGCTCATCGCCCGCCGGGTGCGCGAGGCGCGGGTCTACAGCGAGATCGTGCCCTCGACCATGCCGGTGGCCGAGATGCTGGCCAGGCGGCCGGCCGCGATCATCCTGTCCGGCGGCCCCTCGTCGGTCTACGAGCCGGGCGCGCCCCGCCTGGACCGCGCGCTCTTCGAGGCCGGCGTCCCGGTCTTCGGCATGTGCTACGGCTTCCAGCTGATGGCGACCGCGCTCGGCGGCACCGTCGACAACACCGGCGCCCGCGAGTACGGCCGCACCGCGCTGACCGTCTCCCGGCCCGGCTCCACCCTCTTCGAGGGCACCCCCGCCGAGCAGTCGGTGTGGATGTCGCACGGCGACGCGTGCTCCGCCGCCCCCGAGGGCTTCACGGTGACCGCGTCCACCGACGTGGTGCCGGTCGCCGCCTTCGAGAACGACGCGCGGCGGCTGTACGGCGTGCAGTACCACCCCGAGGTGATGCACACCGCGCACGGCCAGCAGATCCTGGAGCACTTCCTCTACCGCGGCGCCGGCATCGAGCCGACCTGGACCACCAGCAACGTGGTGGACGAGCAGATCGCGCTGATCCGCGCCCAGGTCGGCGACCGCCGCGCCATCTGCGGCCTGTCCGGCGGGGTGGACTCCGCGGTCGCCGCCGCCCTCGTCCAGCGGGCCATCGGCGATCAGCTGACCTGCGTCTACGTCGACCACGGCCTGATGCGCAAGGGCGAGACCGAGCAGGTCGAGAAGGACTTCGTGGCCGCCACCGGGGTGCGGCTGAAGGTGGTCGACGCCTCCGAGCGGTTCCTCGCCGCGCTCGCCGGGGTCAGCGACCCCGAGCAGAAGCGGAAGATCATCGGCCGCGAGTTCATCCGGGTCTTCGAGCAGGCGCAGGCGGAGATCGTCGCCGAGGCGCCCGACGACCACCCGGTGGAGTTCCTGGTGCAGGGCACCCTCTACCCGGACGTCGTGGAGTCCGGCGGCGGCACCGGCACCGCCAACATCAAGTCGCACCACAACGTCGGCGGCCTGCCCGAGGACCTGGCGTTCGCGCTCGTCGAGCCGCTGCGCAAGCTGTTCAAGGACGAGGTCAGGATGGTCGGCCAGGAGCTGGGGCTGCCCGAGGAGATCGTGCAGCGGCAGCCGTTCCCCGGCCCGGGGCTGGGCATCCGGATCGTCGGCGAGGTCACCCGCGAGCGCCTCGACCTGCTGCGCGAGGCCGACGCGATCGCCCGCGAGGAGCTGACCGCGGCCGGCCTGGACCGGGAGATCTGGCAGTGCCCGGTGGTGCTGCTCGCCGACGTCCGCTCGGTCGGCGTCCAGGGCGACGGCCGCACCTACGGCCACCCGGTGGTGCTGCGCCCGGTCTCCTCCGAGGACGCCATGACCGCCGACTGGTCCCGGCTCCCGTACGACGTCCTGGCCCGGATCTCCACCCGCATCACCAACGAGGTCAAGGACGTGAACCGGGTGGTCCTCGACGTCACGAGCAAGCCCCCGGGCACGATCGAGTGGGAGTGA
- a CDS encoding ATP-binding protein, with amino-acid sequence MPASAPPPGVPGPPGASGAPGPSGASGASFLNAPDPADAGVRKLYRSSEGRMVGGVARGLAGHLSLPVLWVRALFIVLAAFNGIGVLLYAVFWFFVPLGVGGVAEAKEPRDARSWLAGKRPDKGQIIALIALAAGTGILVDNLNLGAANRAVWPLLVIALGVALVWRQADNARKARWVEMSHGKRFWPLARAAAGVALVVAGVTGFIVVRGSGSHLGGILQAALAVLVGVALIAGPYLVRMTQDLSAERLMRIRAQERAEVAAHVHDSVLHTLTLIQRNAEDPREVARLARAQERELRAWLYRPEGTGRDDEPTTLAEAVRAAAAEVEDAHGVPVEVVCVGDCPLDERLVAQMQAGREAMVNAAKYGGDGGPVQVYAEVEEARVFVSVRDHGPGFDLDQVPEDRMGVRQSIIGRMERNGGQARLRAAPGGGTEVELEMERVAAA; translated from the coding sequence ATGCCAGCCAGCGCCCCGCCCCCCGGAGTCCCGGGACCGCCCGGAGCCTCCGGCGCACCCGGCCCCTCCGGGGCGTCCGGCGCCTCCTTCCTCAACGCGCCCGACCCCGCCGACGCCGGCGTCCGCAAGCTCTACCGCAGCTCCGAGGGCCGCATGGTCGGCGGTGTGGCCCGCGGCCTGGCCGGCCACCTGAGCCTGCCGGTGCTGTGGGTGCGCGCGCTGTTCATCGTGCTGGCCGCGTTCAACGGCATCGGGGTGCTGCTCTACGCGGTCTTCTGGTTCTTCGTGCCGCTCGGCGTCGGCGGCGTCGCGGAGGCCAAGGAGCCGCGCGACGCCCGTTCCTGGCTGGCCGGCAAGCGCCCGGACAAGGGCCAGATCATCGCGCTCATCGCGCTCGCCGCCGGCACCGGCATCCTGGTGGACAACCTCAACCTCGGCGCCGCCAACCGCGCGGTGTGGCCGCTGCTGGTGATCGCGCTGGGCGTGGCGCTGGTGTGGCGGCAGGCGGACAACGCGCGCAAGGCCCGCTGGGTCGAGATGAGCCACGGCAAGCGGTTCTGGCCGCTGGCCCGGGCGGCGGCCGGCGTCGCCCTGGTCGTCGCGGGCGTCACCGGCTTCATCGTGGTGCGCGGCAGCGGCAGCCACCTCGGCGGCATCCTCCAGGCCGCGCTCGCGGTGCTGGTCGGCGTCGCGCTGATCGCCGGCCCCTACCTGGTGCGGATGACGCAGGACCTGTCGGCGGAGCGGCTGATGCGCATCCGCGCCCAGGAGCGCGCCGAGGTCGCCGCCCATGTGCACGACTCCGTGCTGCACACGCTCACGCTGATCCAGCGCAACGCCGAGGACCCGCGCGAGGTCGCCCGGCTCGCCCGCGCCCAGGAGCGCGAGCTGCGCGCCTGGCTCTACCGCCCCGAGGGCACCGGCCGCGACGACGAGCCGACCACCCTGGCCGAGGCGGTGCGCGCCGCCGCCGCCGAGGTCGAGGACGCGCACGGGGTGCCGGTCGAGGTGGTCTGCGTCGGCGACTGCCCGCTGGACGAACGCCTGGTCGCGCAGATGCAGGCCGGGCGCGAGGCGATGGTCAACGCGGCCAAGTACGGTGGCGACGGCGGCCCGGTCCAGGTCTACGCCGAGGTCGAGGAGGCCCGGGTGTTCGTCTCGGTACGCGACCACGGCCCCGGATTCGACCTCGACCAGGTCCCCGAGGACCGCATGGGCGTACGACAATCGATCATCGGCCGGATGGAGCGCAACGGCGGGCAGGCGCGGTTGCGCGCGGCGCCGGGCGGCGGCACCGAAGTGGAGCTGGAGATGGAGAGGGTGGCGGCGGCATGA
- a CDS encoding GMC family oxidoreductase — protein MTEDQRPADHERDSGADPDDDRFDYDVIVVGSGFGGSVTALRLTEKGYRVGVLEAGRRFAREELPKNSWDLRNYLWAPALGLFGIQRIHVLGNVLVLAGAGVGGGSLNYANTLYVPPAAFFQDRQWGGITDWQRELAPHYDQAQRMLGVRLNPTMTPSDVHLKAAAEKMGVGDSFHMAPVGVFFGDGQDAGGGEAGAAVRAEPGAEVPDPYFGGAGPSRRACTECGECMTGCRHGAKNTLNENYLHLAERAGAVVHPMTTVVEVAEDPAGGHWVTTVPTDRRRKGPRTVLRARQVVLAAGTYGTQTLLHAMRDSGRLPALSDRLGMLTRTNSEALVGARTTPRRYRKAHPDRPLDFTRGVAITSSVHPNDHTHIEPVRYGRGSNSMGYLSVPAAPYRGRVPRWLEFVADGIRHPALSVISRITYKWSERTIIGLVMQTSDNSLTTYRRRRRPGRGLLTARQGHGAPNPTHIPEGAEAARLIAAEIGGFPGSNVGEATERPLTAHFLGGCPIGEDAEHGVIDPYHRLYGHPGIHVVDGAAVSANLGVNPSLTITAQAERAMSLWPNKGEPDPRPAQGEAYRTLAPVPPRAPAVPADAFGALRPLLPVPVVPPRSGEEPASKTS, from the coding sequence ATGACCGAAGACCAGCGTCCCGCGGACCACGAGCGGGACAGCGGCGCAGACCCCGACGACGACCGCTTCGACTACGACGTGATCGTGGTCGGCTCCGGCTTCGGCGGCAGCGTCACCGCGCTGCGGCTGACCGAGAAGGGCTACCGGGTCGGCGTGCTGGAGGCCGGCCGCCGCTTCGCCCGCGAGGAGCTGCCGAAGAACTCCTGGGACCTGCGCAACTACCTGTGGGCGCCGGCCCTCGGCCTCTTCGGCATCCAGCGCATCCACGTCCTCGGCAACGTCCTGGTGCTGGCCGGCGCGGGCGTCGGCGGCGGCTCGCTGAACTACGCCAACACCCTGTACGTGCCGCCCGCCGCTTTCTTCCAGGACCGCCAGTGGGGCGGCATCACCGACTGGCAGCGGGAGTTGGCACCGCACTACGACCAGGCGCAGCGGATGCTCGGGGTGCGGCTGAACCCCACCATGACGCCCTCCGACGTCCATCTGAAGGCGGCGGCCGAGAAGATGGGCGTCGGCGACTCCTTCCACATGGCGCCGGTCGGGGTGTTCTTCGGCGACGGCCAGGACGCCGGCGGCGGCGAGGCCGGCGCCGCGGTGCGCGCCGAGCCCGGCGCCGAGGTCCCCGATCCGTACTTCGGCGGCGCCGGCCCCTCCCGCCGCGCCTGCACCGAGTGCGGCGAGTGCATGACCGGCTGCCGGCACGGCGCGAAGAACACCCTCAACGAGAACTACCTCCACCTCGCCGAACGGGCCGGCGCCGTCGTGCACCCGATGACCACCGTGGTCGAGGTCGCCGAGGACCCGGCCGGCGGCCACTGGGTCACCACCGTGCCCACCGACCGGCGCAGGAAGGGCCCGCGCACGGTGCTGCGGGCCCGGCAGGTGGTGCTCGCGGCCGGCACCTACGGCACCCAGACGCTGCTGCACGCGATGCGCGACAGCGGCCGGCTGCCCGCGCTGTCCGACCGGCTCGGCATGCTGACCCGCACCAACTCCGAGGCGCTGGTGGGCGCGCGCACCACCCCGCGCCGCTACCGCAAGGCGCACCCGGACCGCCCGCTGGACTTCACCCGCGGCGTCGCGATCACCTCCTCGGTCCACCCCAACGACCACACCCACATCGAGCCGGTGCGCTACGGCCGCGGCTCCAACTCCATGGGCTACCTGTCGGTGCCGGCCGCGCCGTACCGCGGCCGGGTGCCGCGCTGGCTGGAGTTCGTCGCCGACGGCATCCGGCACCCGGCGCTGTCGGTGATCTCGCGGATCACGTACAAGTGGTCGGAGCGGACCATCATCGGCCTGGTGATGCAGACCAGCGACAACTCCCTGACCACCTACCGCAGGCGCAGGCGGCCGGGCCGGGGGCTGCTGACCGCGCGGCAGGGCCACGGCGCGCCCAACCCGACGCACATCCCGGAGGGCGCCGAGGCCGCCCGACTGATCGCCGCGGAGATCGGCGGCTTCCCCGGCAGCAACGTCGGCGAGGCGACCGAACGCCCGCTGACCGCGCACTTCCTGGGCGGCTGCCCGATCGGCGAGGACGCCGAGCACGGCGTGATCGACCCGTACCACCGGCTCTACGGGCACCCCGGCATCCATGTCGTGGACGGCGCCGCGGTCTCGGCGAACCTCGGCGTCAACCCGTCGCTGACCATCACCGCGCAGGCGGAACGCGCGATGTCGCTGTGGCCCAACAAGGGCGAGCCGGACCCGCGCCCGGCGCAGGGCGAGGCGTACCGCACCCTCGCGCCGGTGCCGCCGAGGGCGCCCGCGGTGCCCGCCGACGCCTTCGGGGCGCTGCGGCCGCTGCTGCCGGTGCCCGTGGTGCCGCCGCGCTCCGGGGAGGAACCGGCGTCCAAAACGTCGTGA
- a CDS encoding helix-turn-helix domain-containing protein yields the protein MTFDPERLGRSRSDLAEALRSLRRRAGRTQTWLARRCAMSQTKVSNIESGKLTPTVVDVELIVGALDISAPEASELLRLVRTANTEWQDDWSSRRRGLDKKQDELARLEAASTEFRYFLLSAITGLLATPEYVRASLADLPGDQSKTIAKKLERQSTLYDPAKSFTFLLTEQAARWPFVPPLAMATQLDRLASLSRIPTVRIGIVPMRGHIPLMPLNTFTLYDRRLATVETDTGVLVLRDYRDVSAYRQAFDRFVAHAVFGDDCRALLAEWSEAFTRQRQ from the coding sequence TTGACATTTGATCCCGAGCGGCTGGGCCGGTCCAGATCGGACCTGGCGGAGGCGCTGCGCAGCCTGCGGAGGCGAGCCGGCAGAACGCAGACCTGGCTCGCCCGACGGTGCGCCATGTCGCAGACGAAGGTCAGCAACATCGAGAGCGGGAAGCTCACCCCCACGGTGGTCGACGTCGAGCTGATCGTCGGAGCACTCGACATATCCGCGCCGGAAGCCTCGGAACTCCTCAGACTGGTCCGGACCGCCAACACGGAATGGCAGGACGACTGGTCCTCACGGCGGCGGGGCCTGGACAAGAAGCAGGACGAGCTGGCTCGCCTCGAGGCGGCGTCGACGGAGTTCCGGTACTTCCTGCTCTCCGCGATCACCGGGCTGCTGGCCACACCCGAGTACGTGCGCGCCAGCCTCGCCGACCTGCCGGGCGACCAGTCGAAGACCATCGCGAAGAAACTGGAGCGCCAGAGCACCCTCTACGACCCGGCCAAGTCGTTCACGTTCCTCCTGACCGAGCAGGCCGCGCGCTGGCCGTTCGTGCCGCCCCTGGCCATGGCCACACAACTCGACCGGCTCGCGTCGCTTTCCCGGATTCCCACCGTGCGCATAGGCATCGTGCCCATGCGCGGCCACATTCCGCTGATGCCGCTGAACACTTTCACGCTCTACGACAGGCGACTGGCCACGGTCGAAACCGATACCGGTGTACTCGTCCTGCGCGACTACCGGGATGTGAGCGCGTACCGGCAGGCCTTCGACCGCTTCGTGGCCCACGCGGTCTTCGGGGACGACTGCCGGGCGCTCCTCGCCGAGTGGTCGGAGGCGTTTACCCGACAACGCCAATAG
- a CDS encoding glycine-rich domain-containing protein — translation MATTTVVRVPESYVSTEVWDRQVALLLRNPADTEELAGRKFGQCIAYLMACGENPDLMLGPSAQVDEAWHSFMLDSVHYHHFTQARFGRYIHHVPQVREQAVDGRNSGTGGPLVLERTVCAIRAAGFQVDAELWGMEDAAECNQCHAGCHDSPK, via the coding sequence ATGGCGACAACGACGGTGGTCCGTGTACCGGAATCCTACGTATCCACGGAGGTGTGGGACCGGCAGGTAGCCCTGCTGCTGCGGAACCCCGCGGACACGGAAGAGCTGGCGGGGCGCAAGTTCGGCCAGTGCATTGCCTACCTGATGGCGTGCGGAGAGAACCCGGACCTGATGCTGGGGCCCTCCGCGCAGGTGGACGAGGCGTGGCACAGTTTCATGCTCGACTCCGTCCACTACCACCACTTCACCCAGGCCCGCTTCGGCCGCTACATCCATCACGTTCCGCAGGTGCGGGAGCAGGCCGTCGACGGGCGGAACTCCGGAACGGGCGGGCCGTTGGTTCTGGAGCGAACGGTCTGCGCCATCCGCGCGGCCGGCTTCCAGGTCGATGCCGAGCTCTGGGGCATGGAGGACGCGGCGGAGTGCAACCAGTGCCATGCCGGGTGCCACGACTCCCCGAAGTAG
- a CDS encoding response regulator transcription factor, whose translation MTGTTGRDDEGTRPAGTPAGATAAGAGAAGAGTAGASGAGTGPASNAASGVETGPASGVETGPARRVRVVLVDDHRMFRTGVQAEIGATAETGVEVVGEAADVDQAVSVVTATRPEVVLLDVHLPGGGGVEVLRRCAALSADPERPVRFLALSVSDAAEDVIGVIRGGARGYVTKTITGPDLIDSIFRVRDGDAVFSPRLAGFVLDAFASTDAPPVDEDLDRLTQREREVLRLIARGYAYKEIAKQLFISVKTVESHVSAVLRKLQLSNRHELTRWATARRLV comes from the coding sequence ATGACCGGCACGACCGGCAGGGACGACGAGGGTACGCGGCCGGCGGGCACGCCGGCGGGGGCGACGGCGGCCGGCGCGGGCGCCGCCGGCGCGGGCACGGCGGGCGCGTCCGGCGCGGGGACCGGTCCCGCGTCCAACGCCGCGTCCGGCGTGGAGACCGGTCCCGCGTCCGGCGTGGAGACCGGTCCCGCGCGGCGGGTCCGCGTGGTGCTCGTGGACGACCACCGCATGTTCCGCACCGGCGTCCAGGCGGAGATCGGCGCGACCGCCGAGACCGGCGTCGAGGTGGTCGGCGAGGCCGCCGACGTCGACCAGGCGGTCTCGGTGGTCACCGCGACCCGGCCCGAGGTGGTGCTGCTCGACGTGCACCTGCCCGGCGGCGGCGGCGTCGAGGTGCTGCGCCGCTGCGCCGCGCTGTCGGCCGACCCCGAGCGGCCGGTGCGCTTCCTCGCGCTGTCGGTGTCGGACGCCGCCGAGGACGTCATCGGCGTGATCCGCGGCGGCGCCCGCGGCTATGTCACCAAGACGATCACCGGGCCCGACCTGATCGACTCGATCTTCCGGGTGCGCGACGGCGACGCGGTCTTCTCGCCGCGACTGGCCGGCTTCGTGCTGGACGCCTTCGCCTCCACCGACGCGCCCCCGGTGGACGAGGATCTGGACCGGCTCACCCAGCGCGAGCGCGAGGTGCTGCGGCTGATCGCGCGCGGCTACGCGTACAAGGAGATCGCCAAGCAGCTGTTCATCTCGGTGAAGACGGTCGAGTCGCACGTCTCGGCGGTGCTGCGCAAGCTCCAGCTGTCCAACCGGCACGAGCTGACCCGGTGGGCCACCGCCCGGCGGCTGGTGTAG
- a CDS encoding class I SAM-dependent methyltransferase gives MTLAESWDRYAAGRTPRRAVNARGEATWLNWTQYPDHGPSEEVLGGVAGRRVLDLGAGSGDNLAHLATLGAVATGVDIAPSRKAVADERWAHLPDIAFVTAEATAFLRETTATFDVVLSIFGAAWFVAPDVLLPLIRGRMPAGGLLAFSHLPPGTGPAPGTGRAPVRTTRPPSGGSCSAATDSARRVRPSSNRRTARRSARC, from the coding sequence ATGACGCTCGCCGAGTCCTGGGACAGGTACGCCGCGGGCCGCACGCCCCGTCGCGCCGTCAACGCACGAGGTGAGGCGACGTGGCTGAACTGGACCCAGTACCCCGACCACGGCCCCTCCGAGGAGGTGCTGGGCGGTGTCGCCGGTCGTCGCGTCCTGGACCTCGGGGCGGGAAGCGGCGACAACCTCGCGCACTTGGCCACACTCGGCGCCGTGGCCACTGGGGTCGACATCGCCCCGAGCCGGAAGGCGGTCGCCGACGAGCGGTGGGCCCACCTGCCGGACATCGCGTTCGTCACGGCGGAAGCGACGGCGTTTCTGCGCGAGACGACGGCGACCTTCGACGTCGTGCTGTCGATCTTCGGGGCCGCGTGGTTCGTCGCCCCTGACGTGCTGTTGCCGCTGATCCGCGGGCGCATGCCGGCCGGCGGTCTCCTCGCCTTCTCCCATCTGCCGCCGGGCACTGGGCCGGCCCCGGGAACCGGGCGGGCGCCCGTCAGGACCACTCGCCCGCCGAGTGGCGGGTCCTGCTCGGCCGCCACGGATTCGGCACGCCGTGTGCGACCGTCCTCGAACCGCCGGACGGCGAGACGGTCGGCACGATGCTGA
- a CDS encoding PspC domain-containing protein yields the protein MTDDSRSQDGADPGGADPGGADPGGADPGGADPGGADPGEGGPAPRRGPTRGRGKDKVLAGVCAGAGRWFGVDPVIFRVVLAVLSLTGGIGLIIYGTGWLIIPQEGEEESEAHRLLSGRIEGAPLTAVLMALVGCGLYASMLGNGVNQAFSLVLLAATAAAVYWSQQRRRAAEQAGPAGAAPYQAAGPGGAARAAARTAAAVPEAPPAVQAPPEPGGPSWWREPLTKEPSYLWGPDDGPYGQEDRRAWKARKKAAREHNWVFALVVFLLAATALCVGAGASWPYQPAPVSAEIGLGAALAVLGAAFVVASFAGKAAGGTVFWSLVVIAGLVGAAMLPKSGQGVGRQTWRPTSAAAVAPSYERGRHGRARPVRARPGRARPERARLERAGPGRARLERAGLKRAGPGRARS from the coding sequence ATGACGGACGACTCCCGCTCCCAGGACGGCGCGGACCCCGGCGGCGCGGACCCCGGCGGCGCGGACCCCGGCGGCGCGGACCCCGGCGGCGCGGACCCCGGCGGCGCGGACCCCGGCGAGGGGGGCCCGGCCCCGCGGCGGGGGCCGACCCGCGGGCGCGGCAAGGACAAGGTCCTGGCGGGCGTGTGCGCGGGGGCGGGCCGCTGGTTCGGCGTCGACCCGGTGATCTTCCGCGTGGTGCTGGCCGTCCTGTCGCTGACCGGCGGCATCGGTCTGATCATCTACGGAACGGGATGGCTGATCATCCCGCAGGAGGGCGAGGAGGAGAGCGAGGCGCACCGGCTGCTGTCCGGCCGGATCGAGGGCGCGCCGCTGACCGCCGTGCTGATGGCGCTGGTCGGCTGCGGGCTCTACGCCTCGATGCTCGGCAACGGCGTCAACCAGGCGTTCTCGCTGGTGCTGCTCGCCGCGACGGCCGCCGCGGTGTACTGGTCGCAGCAGCGCCGCAGGGCCGCCGAGCAGGCCGGGCCGGCGGGCGCGGCGCCGTATCAGGCCGCGGGGCCCGGCGGTGCTGCCCGCGCCGCGGCCCGTACCGCCGCCGCGGTGCCCGAGGCGCCGCCCGCGGTGCAGGCGCCGCCGGAGCCGGGCGGACCCTCGTGGTGGCGGGAGCCGCTGACCAAGGAGCCGTCGTATCTGTGGGGGCCGGACGACGGGCCGTACGGCCAGGAGGACCGGCGGGCGTGGAAGGCCAGGAAGAAGGCGGCGCGCGAGCACAACTGGGTGTTCGCGCTGGTGGTCTTCCTGCTCGCGGCGACCGCGCTGTGCGTGGGCGCGGGCGCGTCCTGGCCGTACCAGCCGGCGCCGGTCAGCGCGGAGATCGGCCTGGGCGCGGCGCTGGCGGTGCTGGGCGCCGCCTTCGTGGTGGCGTCGTTCGCCGGGAAGGCGGCGGGCGGCACCGTCTTCTGGTCGCTGGTGGTGATCGCCGGGCTGGTCGGCGCGGCGATGCTGCCCAAGAGCGGGCAGGGCGTGGGCCGGCAGACCTGGCGGCCGACGAGCGCGGCGGCCGTCGCGCCCTCGTACGAGCGGGGCCGGCACGGGCGTGCTCGACCTGTCCGGGCTCGACCTGGACGGGCTCGACCTGAACGGGCCCGGCTCGAACGGGCAGGGCCTGGACGGGCACGGCTCGAACGGGCAGGGCTCAAACGGGCAGGGCCTGGACGGGCACGGTCGTGA